The DNA sequence AACCCTAACAgtgttaaatttttgctaaattgaccgttatacccttcTTATAACAACCATTGATAtttgaatgtaaaaaataaacggTCCAGATCTTAagtcatttaaatatatttttatttatatttatttatatatacattatatatatcgtatatatattatatatactatttcaTTCCGAATCTTCTCTCTATGATTCCATCCTCGTCTGAAAGAATTTTCGACCATGGCTTATACCATTGGAATCCTCTCCTCAAGACGAAGATATCCATACCATCAATTTGAACTTTCATCGACCGGAAAGACTGGGCTTTGAGCACGACCGTCAAAGCTTCTTGGCTTCAATTCGTCGTCGTCCGGATGAATTCTGGCCTGGGACGACCACCAATAGATTCGCCTCGACGTGAAGATTCGAACGAGACCAACctttctcattttcatcaagtttTTGCTGAGAtccaaaacttttaaatttatttctgcCGTGATGTTTGTTGGGTCGATTCGCCGCCGTCTTGACGAATCACGGCCTGAGACTACCACCGTTCGACTCCTCTCATCGAGACGATTCCAATGAGACCAAGATTGCCCATTTTTATCACCGCCGGCGACTCGTCGGCGTCGGAGAAGACGATGGagaagaattaataaataaaaattatttaatttatcaaaatttaaaaataataaaaaataataataaaaaatattaaatgtttaatttaaatatatattaataattgaaatataatattttatataagttaaaaaaatgatataatttttaagtatttttgtatttatttagtatattttataaacaaatattaaaatatatttaaataaaataataatttagtaaagtatttaatttaataaaattttaaaataataaaaaatagtaaatgcttaatttaaatatatattaatagttttagtataatattataaaggttaaaaaaattgatataaattttaggtatttatatatttttttagtatattttaaaataaatattaaaatacatttaaattaaataatagtttaatttgataaatgatataacattttataaaagttaagaaaatcttatataattgtaggattgttatattgatttagtatattttataaataaatatgaaaatatattaaattaaataataattttatttaatttgtaatatatgatttttatttatattcaaacaaaagggacaaattgaaaatttgctcACTTAAAATCCTATTTTTGTAGTATGTTTGTGAGGGGATATTtagttgtatatataatgaagGAGAAGGGTATTTTGGACTATTGTACTATCAAAAAAGCTgaaataggataaaaaaaaagcccTACTCTCATTTCCACCGCGTGTACAGCACCTTCCGTCAGTTTTGGACGGAGGGGGTCTTTTTTGCAGggtttcaaaattcacaaggTCTTTTATggctatttatttaacataggtaagttttgtgcaattttagcataacacaggggggtattatgcaattttcccaaaaataaatatacaaaaccGCACTCCTACTTTACACCCccaaaaactataaattacaACTTTGTGCCCGATGTTGAGATTTGGCTTCCTGCACCGGTTAATTCACAACACCTATTCCCTTTTTCCCCTGTTTGGCCCCTAGTTTCGGATTctgcaattttaattacatgtaGGCTTGCTTCGGCATATTGttgcataattaatcataatatagttatttatgatacaattaaataaaaagaaagtaattataatatataaacttgtaatttcataatttattgtcGAATGTgaattatagttaaatttcaaaactaatCAATTCACGAGGATAAtgcaaaacataaaatattatttaacaatcataacaaataattggataaaaaataactacaataaataaaaagttaaaaattctaacttttattaaaatatagttttgatgtaatttaatttcaaatataattattgaaaaatagtgaaaacaacagaaaacatatatatatatatatatatatatttagcataaataagaataataatcaatCAATGTAAAAGTCCAACGTCTAATGATGTTTTCTACAATGAACTCCAATACTCTAGACGATGTCATGCTCGAAATTAAGATATGAAGGCATAGGAAAGTACTTGAGATATTTGTCTTATTTGTCAATCAGATAATTGTATTCTTGgttaatacaatattatttttcgtATTGTGACTTGATACGCATAAAATGGTGGAGTATGTATGTAACACAAATACATAATCCAACCAAAAAAGAATGAGGCACCAAAATGGTgcacttaataataataataataataataatacacataataataataataataataataataataataataaggtataaatattgaatagatataataattcaaatgtaTGAAAAAGTACAagataactataaattattaactCATGTGTGCATACTGTGACAGTTAGAATTATttctagtaatatttttaataaaaatatgtttgactAATGTACAAGAAATTttaacttgaaaaagaaaaagaacatcaGATCAAAGTTTCAGCTTTTCTGGAAAAGCCCAAAAATGACTCAAACATGTGACCATAGACATAAGGATCCATTCAGATTCGAACTGCATGATCTCTCGCAGGCAGTAAATACATGGTACCTGTACTTAATACGATGACCGGGCAAGCAGatataattaaccaaaattgaaaacttcaTCCTGTCAGCTTGAAATCCAATGAGCTCTTCCACATCCAATTATCACGCTCAAAAGATATTACTGCATTTTATGTTCAAGCAAACTTCCATTCAAGATACAGACCTCAGCTTCCCTAAGAAAActcttcttttaatttcatcttCGAAAGAAGTTATCTGAACTCTTAAGTCTATTCTTCATTGACTTGCTCGGGGAGATCATGCTGGACGTGTTCACCATCTCCGGTGCCATAATTGATCCACGGTAACATAGACTCAAGTAGAACAGCAAGGGCATTTCGATTTGTAAGGTCACGAGGCGTATGGTTTTCTGGAATGTTATGGAACTGTTCACGGTTCTCAATCTCACCCATTTGGTCAACCATAAAGTCTTGCAAGTTATCAGGTGGCATTGTCGGCATGGAATCAGAGAAATCTGATACCAACAAATGTCCGTACCTAGCAAAgcaaagaggaaaaataagTACAAATTGTGGCAGCATAGATAAAAGGAAAACTGCAGCTATGCTCACTCATTTTTCTCTGATGGAAAAGCTTCTTTTCTGACACAAGCCCAGTCCTTCACATGACTTCCTTTCTCTTTCAGCATCTCAATCACCGAAAGTGCCGAATCACTTAAGAACTTATGCAGATCAGGCAGCCTCCAAATTATGTAACTCCTCTCAACATAAATCGCAATCAAGTGATCCAGAGATGGACTCCCTGTTTGCTCAGATTGAAAGAAACTATTCTCCAGTAGAGTGGTCCATATCCGATCTTTTAGAGGTACCTTCACCACCAGTTTTTTCAGTACTGATGGGTGAAGCATCAAAGCCTGCTTCATGAGATGGCATGAAGCAGCTTTTCTGATAGCCATTTCTCTATTGTCTAAAAGTTCACGTTTTTCAAGGTAAAATCGGCTAATCGCAAGGGAATAAGAGAAGTTGGGAAATAGCCACAGGGAATTGTCAGACCTATATTCTTCCGCAAACTGTTCTAACCAAGCATATTCCTCTGCTCTCAAAGCATAGTAGTCAATAGAGAGCATAGCACCCATTGGATCATCTGAATCTAAAGAAAGCAAGAACTTACATATTTCAAGGGCAGATCTATGGCAACCACGCCTGTCCATGTTTCTCATGTGAGTAAAAAGTGATGAGAAGAATGGCTTGTTCGAATCATGGATATACTTTAATTGACAGTTCGGCGATGGAGCAAACAGTGGATGCCATGCACATTCCATCGCGTACAGACACTTGGCAATAGCATCAGCTGACATTTGGTGTTCACCCGTGAATTTGAAATAGTCTGCCAACGTTATCAGGGAGTCTATATGATAAGGATGGTTCAACAGAATGCTTGCAATACCATTAAGATCATGTATCGCCTTGGCTGCTTCAAAAGCTCTCTGAGCTTGGGCATATGATGATGAGTGTATGTATCTAAATAACATTAAAGTTATGCAAAATGATCAACCATGCATAATCTATAAGAACCACAGTTTGTATGGAACTGAATTTCACATTTCATAACATGAACCAGCAGCTAGTTAAATAAGCACCAATACAAGGAATCAAACTGAAATTGCTGTCTATTCCTAATGACATTGCAGTCCACAAGGTGGGCCCACCATTGATGTACGTGACTGTAAAAGAAGTTGCAGGCATATACTATAGTGCATAAGATGGCAAGTGTAAACAGATTGGCAAAAGTTTTGTTCCGTTATGTGCCAAAAGACTTATCTTACGTGAAGTGAGATCTAGGCATAGTGTTTCTAACTGTCTCTACTAAGAGAAGTTTATCTACCAATCTACAAGATAATAAGCATAGAAGCTATTCTAGCTCACCACCAATCATTCTTCACTTTCATGTGTTGGtctttcctctttcttttaacaaataaaactcCATTCTTCAACAAACGAGTTACTTTGGAAATAGATTTTGGTGGTTTAGAAGAAGACCAGATATTGCACTACTTTGCAGTACTCGTACTCTGAATTAACAAGAGTATCATGGACACAGAGTTCTGTGATACCGATAAGCAAcatatgtaattttgaaacaatATCTCAGCCTGCTTTATTCCATGATGGAGTGATGGGCATTTCATAAACAGTAAATTTTAGTTAATCCATACATATCTACCAAAGGACAATAGAAATAGCAGTCATCCAATCCACTTGGTTGTTTCTATTCAACTTATCCAATTACCGCGATCAGTTCTCAGTCCAGTTTTTTAACCTGCGTTGTTTCTATTGGGCTGTGGGTTAGGTCAATTTGCATGATCCCAAACTATATTTAGACTGTACAGTATGTTAGTAATCTACTcagttttatataaatgttatACACTCCAAAAAATCTATGCTGCAAGgatactaattaaatcaaattatattttgtttgacaGTTGGACACTTAAGTTGATCACATACGTAGATCCAATCAGGTAGATGCCTTCAGAAACACTTCCAAGATAATGATGAAAGTAAAAAGCATGTTTGCCAGTAATATCCGACAATGAATTCTCCAAgtgaagaaaatcaaatatgtGAATATCATAATTTGGTTATTCAATAATCTATCATATGACTACAATCTAGTGGTGATCCAACTAATTCAAAGTTTTACGCGAAGTTGAGTTTTAATGCTATGTTTCAGCATGTAATATTACCATCAAACATCATAGATTTAaatgttttcttaaattacaatattgaTATGTATTTACAggttaaattattacaattttcagTATATTCAATGTCTTTTTCCATGAAACAAAACAAACCATCCATGTTTATCCCAACAAGGCCAATGCTGAGAGGCAGAAACAAGGACAGTCTTTTGATATTATGGTTATCTCGCCGACCACCACGTATTAGCCTAGAATTTACAGATAACTGGCTTCTTTCATGTGATTTTACCACTCTGGAACCGAATATCCTTCGCAGCTCATTCTCCGCACTAAGAAATTTGAGATAAACTTGTAATATGGAGGAATTGCAATGCTTCTTCGGCGTTCTGTTATCACTATCTTTGTTTACGAACTGTGATGTAGCAGGATAAGGAGCAATCTTTTGGTGACCGGAAGAGCTAGCTCCCAAAGTTAAGCCCTCTAACATCAGTTGAGAAGATATTACTTCATTTTCAGTTCTGGGAGATAAATCTTCcatgattttcttcttctttttctttttctttgctttaACATTTGGCATCGGAACTGAGTTAACAGCAATGGCAGACTGCTTGCTAGTACCTCGATCTGAAGCCTCaccagaaattttaattttttcctgcAGGCAACAACCcatatcaatataaatttgatacaGGCAGAAAAAATTGCTCAAGATAAACCCTAAGCATTtgaaacaagataaaaaagCATTCTCTTGTATTGCATTATGGGAGCAGCTTGGAAATGCTTATATCAAAccttcaactaattttttatgctcACTGTAGGATGACAGGATCATCTTCATATACTTCAAAAGAGAGACCACATCAAGTATGATAAACAAATGGGAACTTTAGAGCAAAAATTGCTCTCCCGATCAGGTGTAATGTATATCGAAGAAGTGCTGGCTGTGCAGCCCAAACTGAAAAAGGTACCAATAAGGTCCACACTCCACATGACTAGGTAGGGGAGTTACGCACCATAGGCTTATCTCTACATGTTTCTTTCTGAACTCCCTGATCTGTCTTTCGGctctttattaaattttttttttttttgggaatgATTTCAAGGAGAAACAAACTAGAAGACTTGAAAGCTCAAGGAAATAAAGCTGCATAAGAAAAAATAGCCATTGAGGACTGAACACAAGCTGAAACTACAGGTTTCTAGAGAGCTTCTGTATCATCATCCCCAAGAGAgacataatgaaaattaatattgatgggACAAAATGCATCCAAGCAAATGTATCAAAGATCACTTCCAGAGTATTTGGAGAAACAATTGGAGTTCTACTTGATATTTATCATAGGGAAATGTGTACCTAGACATTGTATGAAGAGTAAAAAGAAGtcaattttccatttttggaGACTGAAACATCACCTACCATATCCAAGGGCCCAAGTAGGGTGATTCCTAGTGCATGTTCGCTCAGGcacaatatacaattaaaatttcacaCTTCTATTTGCATCCTTCAAACTTCAAAGCAGTAACCAACATGGCAAATTGAGCATTACAAGGCGATCGTAGACCAAGTTCAACTTTATAATTGTCCAGACATGAGGGTGCTAGGAGTAGTTTCCAAGAAAATGATTAGTATGGTTGAAAGGGATCATCCtctcattaattaatgtgtTAAACTGGTCTAACTTGCAGTATCATCCACATTTCCTAAGATACTACAATACCTGCTCTAAAGCTTGATCTGTGCCAAGCATGTGTAGGTTGTCCTTCTTGATGAGATTTGGATATTTTGCTGAATTCTAGAGATATGTCTCAGCCCATGGAATCTATAACATTTTGCAGAACTCTAGATATATTGAAAAGGagtttatttaacttttgattAATTTCTTTGCCGAACTGATTCATCACTTCTGGTATTCATAATCAAGGTAATTCCATACCTACTTGTGAGTACCATAGAGACTTTATGGATTGAAGTAGTAAACAACATGatgattaagaaaaaagatcCTTGACTATTTGGTTATAGGGACTATTATGTATTAAAGCAAAGGGAAACAAAACCTGGTCAGAGTGGTGGTGCGAGGAGTGGTCACCGCTGCTATTGTTGTCTTCATCCTCAAGAAGATCAAATGGATTTCGGTTAGGGGAGGAAGAGTTGAGGGATTCTGCATCATCGTCACTATTGAGCTGCTGATGTTGTTGCAGAgctgcttctttttctttcagaaCCTTTTTCATCAACCGAGCCGACATTCTGCTACGCTCACAGATCTGTTCGAATAGAAATGAATTTCTATGAACTTTACAACAGCAAATCAAATTAGGACATAAGCTAATTATTCGCCGAGAAGATT is a window from the Sesamum indicum cultivar Zhongzhi No. 13 linkage group LG15, S_indicum_v1.0, whole genome shotgun sequence genome containing:
- the LOC105177503 gene encoding LOW QUALITY PROTEIN: transcription factor 25-like (The sequence of the model RefSeq protein was modified relative to this genomic sequence to represent the inferred CDS: inserted 1 base in 1 codon), giving the protein MSARLMKKVLKEKEAALQQHQQLNSDDDAESLNSSSPNRNPFDLLEDEDNNSSGDHSSHHHSDQEKIKISGEASDRGTSKQSAIAVNSVPMPNVKAKKKKKKKKIMEDLSPRTENEVISSQLMLEGLTLGASSSGHQKIAPYPATSQFVNKDSDNRTPKKHCNSSILQVYLKFLSAENELRRIFGSRVVKSHERSQLSVNSRLIRGGRRDNHNIXKTVLVSASQHWPCWDRSFCITLMLFRYIHSSSYAQAQRAFEAAKAIHDLNGIASILLNHPYHIDSLITLADYFKFTGEHQMSADAIAKCLYAMECAWHPLFAPSPNCQLKYIHDSNKPFFSSLFTHMRNMDRRGCHRSALEICKFLLSLDSDDPMGAMLSIDYYALRAEEYAWLEQFAEEYRSDNSLWLFPNFSYSLAISRFYLEKRELLDNREMAIRKAASCHLMKQALMLHPSVLKKLVVKVPLKDRIWTTLLENSFFQSEQTGSPSLDHLIAIYVERSYIIWRLPDLHKFLSDSALSVIEMLKEKGSHVKDWACVRKEAFPSEKNEYGHLLVSDFSDSMPTMPPDNLQDFMVDQMGEIENREQFHNIPENHTPRDLTNRNALAVLLESMLPWINYGTGDGEHVQHDLPEQVNEE